In the genome of Ancylomarina subtilis, one region contains:
- a CDS encoding S41 family peptidase, whose protein sequence is MIKKLFFITTFLVALAKSLLGAETPTWLRYPAISPDGTTLVFQYKGDIFKVDANGGMATALTSNSAYDTQPVWSPDGKTIAFASDRFGNFDIFTIPTKGGSPKRITFHSGNEKPSSFTPDGKFILFSGLISDTPENAMFPSGGVPELYSISVNGGRENQILTSPALFANYNSDQSLLVYQDQKGYENQWRKHHTSAVTRDIWIYDVTNKKHTKFSSFKGEDLNPIFSPDNKSIYYLSEKSGSMNIWKAPVDKASNLTQITQFEKHPVRFISISKNNTLAYSYNGDIYTQIDGEKAQKVNITINTDIKENPISFKRMRSGAEEMTVSPDGKEVAFIIRGEVFVTSVEYGTTKRITNTPEQERGVSFSPDGKALLYASERNGSWNLYQTKVVRDVETNFANSTLLKEEVILESTPETFQAKFSPDGKEVAFLEERVTLRVINLKSKKIRTILDGKWNYSYSDGDQHYDWSPDGKWFLVNFYPHTLFMSDVALVDAQGNGTIKNLTESGYSDNSARWSLKGKAMIWFTDKRGYRSHGSWGSQNDVYAQFFTQEAFDDFKLSKEERQIKEEVEKEAKKKKEEAENKDADKKKDKKDKKKKSDKKDEKKKEDLKIEFSGLEDRQVCLTINPSKLSDAILTPDGKKLFYLSKFEGGYDLWVNDLVEHETKKVLSLNGGGGAMQFDKEAKNLFLMSGRSIIKVDVASNKRKDISYNAEMYLDKAAERDYMFEHVWRQMKKKFYDPQLHHVDWDFYKSEYKRFLPHINNNYDYAEMLSELLGELNASHTGSGYRPSSKNGDKTANLGAFFDWDYKGDGLRVAEVLEKGPLDKADSKIKPGVIIEKIDGVSLNKNTSYYPLLNHKAGKHVLLSLYNPTNKKRWDETVKPVSRIGDLLYERWVKENQKKCDKLSNGKIGYVHVQGMNSASFRKVYSEMLGKYGTRDAIIVDTRFNGGGWLHDDLITLLSGKEYAKFSPRDQIFGSDPMSKWKKPSAVLINEGNYSDACAFPFAYQYLKIGKLIGMPVPGTMTAVWWETLQDESLYFGMPQVGIKDMKGDYIENHQIEPDIKVKNDFEMVTQGKDQQLEAAVKHLLENL, encoded by the coding sequence ATGATAAAAAAGCTATTCTTCATTACAACTTTCTTAGTTGCTTTAGCCAAAAGTCTTTTGGGGGCAGAAACGCCAACCTGGCTTCGCTATCCTGCAATTTCACCTGATGGAACAACACTAGTGTTTCAATATAAGGGAGATATCTTCAAAGTCGATGCAAATGGTGGGATGGCTACAGCCTTAACATCTAACTCAGCATATGATACTCAGCCCGTTTGGTCTCCTGATGGTAAGACGATTGCATTTGCATCAGACCGCTTTGGAAACTTTGATATTTTCACGATTCCTACTAAAGGTGGAAGTCCGAAACGAATCACTTTCCATTCGGGTAATGAAAAACCAAGTAGCTTTACACCAGATGGCAAATTCATCTTATTCTCCGGATTGATTAGTGATACGCCTGAAAATGCGATGTTTCCTTCAGGAGGTGTTCCTGAACTATACAGCATTTCAGTAAACGGTGGTCGTGAAAATCAAATTCTAACTTCTCCTGCTTTATTTGCAAACTACAATTCAGATCAAAGCTTACTTGTCTATCAAGATCAAAAAGGCTATGAAAACCAATGGAGAAAACATCACACATCTGCCGTAACACGCGACATTTGGATTTACGATGTGACAAACAAAAAACACACGAAATTCTCCTCATTCAAAGGTGAAGACTTGAACCCAATATTCAGCCCGGACAATAAGTCTATCTATTATCTTTCTGAAAAAAGTGGTAGCATGAACATTTGGAAAGCACCTGTAGATAAAGCAAGCAATTTAACACAGATTACTCAGTTTGAAAAACATCCCGTTCGTTTTATTAGTATCTCAAAAAATAACACACTTGCCTACTCCTACAACGGTGATATTTACACTCAAATAGACGGAGAAAAAGCACAAAAGGTTAATATTACAATTAATACCGACATCAAGGAAAATCCAATCAGTTTCAAACGCATGAGAAGCGGTGCTGAAGAGATGACAGTTTCTCCTGATGGAAAAGAAGTCGCTTTTATTATTCGCGGTGAGGTTTTTGTGACTTCGGTTGAATATGGCACGACCAAAAGAATCACCAATACGCCTGAGCAAGAGCGTGGTGTTAGCTTCAGCCCTGATGGTAAAGCTTTATTGTATGCATCAGAAAGAAATGGAAGCTGGAACCTATACCAAACCAAAGTAGTTCGTGATGTAGAAACCAACTTTGCAAACTCAACACTATTGAAAGAAGAGGTGATTCTTGAGTCAACACCTGAAACTTTCCAAGCCAAATTTTCTCCAGATGGAAAAGAAGTGGCTTTTCTTGAGGAGCGTGTTACCCTAAGAGTCATCAATCTTAAGAGTAAAAAAATCCGCACCATCCTCGATGGCAAATGGAACTATTCATACAGCGATGGCGATCAGCACTACGACTGGTCTCCTGACGGAAAATGGTTTTTAGTTAATTTCTACCCACATACCCTATTCATGTCGGATGTAGCTCTGGTAGATGCCCAAGGGAATGGAACCATCAAAAACCTGACTGAAAGTGGTTATTCTGACAACTCAGCCAGATGGTCGCTTAAAGGTAAAGCTATGATTTGGTTCACTGATAAACGTGGTTACAGAAGTCACGGTAGTTGGGGATCACAGAATGATGTGTATGCACAATTCTTTACACAAGAAGCATTCGATGACTTCAAACTTTCAAAAGAAGAACGTCAGATAAAAGAAGAAGTTGAGAAAGAAGCGAAAAAGAAAAAAGAAGAAGCTGAAAATAAGGACGCAGATAAAAAGAAAGATAAAAAAGACAAGAAGAAAAAATCAGACAAAAAAGATGAAAAGAAGAAAGAAGACCTAAAAATCGAATTTTCAGGCCTCGAAGATCGTCAGGTTTGTTTGACTATAAATCCTTCGAAACTTTCAGATGCCATTCTAACCCCTGATGGTAAAAAACTATTCTACCTAAGCAAGTTCGAAGGCGGATACGACCTTTGGGTAAATGACTTAGTAGAACATGAAACAAAAAAAGTACTGTCCCTAAATGGTGGTGGCGGTGCAATGCAATTTGACAAGGAAGCGAAAAATCTCTTCTTAATGTCAGGACGTAGTATTATTAAGGTTGATGTTGCAAGCAATAAGCGTAAAGATATCAGTTATAATGCAGAAATGTATTTGGATAAAGCTGCTGAGCGTGACTATATGTTTGAGCATGTGTGGCGTCAAATGAAAAAGAAATTCTACGACCCTCAATTACACCATGTGGATTGGGATTTTTACAAATCAGAATACAAGCGTTTTCTTCCCCACATCAACAACAATTACGATTATGCGGAAATGCTAAGCGAATTGCTAGGTGAACTAAATGCCTCTCATACCGGATCAGGCTACCGCCCTAGTTCTAAAAATGGAGACAAGACAGCAAACCTGGGAGCTTTCTTTGACTGGGACTACAAAGGCGATGGTTTAAGAGTTGCCGAAGTATTGGAAAAAGGACCTTTGGATAAAGCAGATTCTAAAATTAAACCAGGTGTCATCATCGAAAAAATTGACGGCGTTAGTTTGAATAAAAACACAAGTTATTACCCTCTACTAAACCACAAAGCGGGTAAGCATGTTCTATTAAGTCTTTATAATCCTACAAATAAAAAACGCTGGGACGAGACGGTTAAGCCTGTTTCAAGAATTGGTGACCTGTTATACGAACGTTGGGTTAAAGAGAACCAAAAGAAGTGCGATAAGCTTTCAAATGGTAAAATTGGCTACGTTCATGTACAAGGAATGAACTCGGCAAGTTTCCGTAAAGTTTATTCTGAAATGTTAGGTAAATATGGAACTCGTGATGCCATTATCGTTGACACACGTTTCAACGGTGGCGGTTGGTTACACGATGATCTGATTACCTTATTAAGCGGTAAGGAATATGCAAAATTCAGTCCTCGTGATCAAATATTCGGTTCAGACCCAATGTCGAAATGGAAAAAACCATCTGCAGTACTTATCAACGAAGGAAACTACTCTGATGCCTGCGCTTTCCCATTTGCTTACCAATACCTTAAAATAGGGAAACTAATCGGAATGCCGGTTCCAGGTACGATGACGGCAGTTTGGTGGGAAACTCTTCAGGATGAGAGTCTTTATTTCGGAATGCCACAAGTTGGTATTAAAGATATGAAAGGCGACTATATTGAGAATCACCAAATAGAACCAGATATTAAGGTTAAGAACGATTTCGAAATGGTAACTCAAGGTAAAGATCAACAACTTGAAGCAGCGGTTAAACACCTTCTTGAAAATTTATAA
- a CDS encoding DNA topoisomerase IV subunit B, which translates to MTAKYSEDSIRTLDWKEHIRKRPGMYIGKLGDGSSHDDGIYILIKEVIDNSIDEFAMGVGKSIHVDITDRTVSIRDFGRGIPLGKVIDVTSKMNTGAKYDSAVFKKSVGLNGVGIKAVNALSNVFIVESYREGEMKKASFSRGELVSEEEIQPSEEKNGVRITFHPDQEMFSNYRFISEYIESMLKNYVYLNAGLSIYFNGKKFLSKNGLLDLLHENMNGKSLYEVIHLKGEDIELAMTHGHQYGEEYYSFVNGQHTTQGGTHLAAFREAVVKAVRDFYKKDFDTSDIRTSIIAAISIKVQEPVFESQTKTKLGSKDIGPEGPSVRNFIMDFVTSNLDNYLHKNPEVADSIYRKILESEKERKAISGIKKIAKERAKKANLHNKKLRDCRVHFNSTHENKSETSIFITEGDSASGSITKSRSVNTQAVFSLKGKPLNTYGLTKKIVYENEEFNLLQAALNIEDGLEGLRYNNVIIATDADVDGMHIRLLLITFFLQFFPDVVRSGHLYILQTPLFRVRNKKTTKYCYSEEEKNRAIKLLGVNPEITRFKGLGEISPDEFKYFIGKDIRLEPVLMKKEESVSEMLSFYMGKNTQDRQEFIIENLHVERDEL; encoded by the coding sequence ATGACTGCTAAATATTCAGAAGATTCAATTAGAACACTCGATTGGAAAGAACACATTCGTAAACGTCCGGGTATGTATATCGGAAAATTAGGTGATGGTTCTTCTCATGACGATGGTATTTATATTTTGATTAAGGAGGTTATCGACAATTCTATCGATGAATTCGCGATGGGGGTTGGTAAATCGATTCATGTTGATATTACCGATAGAACTGTTAGTATCCGTGATTTTGGTCGAGGCATTCCTTTAGGTAAGGTTATTGATGTAACGTCGAAAATGAATACCGGAGCCAAGTATGATTCTGCGGTATTTAAAAAATCGGTTGGTCTGAATGGTGTTGGTATTAAAGCAGTGAATGCTCTTTCAAATGTATTTATAGTTGAATCTTATCGCGAAGGCGAGATGAAAAAGGCTTCTTTTTCTAGGGGCGAGTTGGTTAGCGAAGAAGAGATTCAGCCAAGCGAAGAGAAAAATGGGGTTCGAATTACCTTTCATCCTGATCAGGAAATGTTTTCGAATTACCGTTTTATAAGTGAATATATCGAGAGCATGCTTAAGAACTACGTTTATCTGAATGCGGGTCTTTCGATTTATTTCAATGGTAAGAAGTTCTTGTCTAAAAACGGACTTCTTGATTTGTTGCATGAGAATATGAATGGGAAAAGCCTCTACGAAGTCATTCATCTTAAGGGAGAAGATATCGAATTGGCAATGACTCATGGGCATCAGTATGGCGAGGAATATTATTCATTTGTTAACGGTCAGCATACCACGCAGGGCGGTACACACTTGGCGGCTTTCCGCGAAGCGGTGGTAAAAGCTGTGCGTGATTTCTATAAAAAGGATTTCGATACATCGGATATCAGAACCTCCATTATCGCAGCGATTAGTATTAAGGTGCAGGAGCCTGTTTTCGAATCGCAAACCAAGACCAAGCTGGGATCTAAGGATATTGGTCCTGAAGGGCCTTCAGTGCGAAATTTCATTATGGATTTTGTGACGTCAAATCTGGATAATTATCTGCATAAGAATCCAGAAGTTGCGGATTCAATTTATAGAAAAATTCTCGAGTCAGAGAAGGAGCGTAAAGCCATATCCGGGATTAAGAAAATTGCCAAAGAGCGAGCAAAGAAAGCAAATCTCCATAATAAGAAACTTCGTGACTGTCGTGTTCATTTTAATTCGACTCACGAAAATAAATCAGAGACAAGTATTTTTATTACCGAGGGTGACTCGGCAAGTGGATCGATAACAAAATCCAGATCTGTAAACACACAGGCTGTATTTAGCTTGAAAGGGAAACCATTAAATACTTATGGTTTAACCAAGAAAATTGTCTATGAAAATGAAGAATTTAATCTGTTACAGGCCGCATTAAATATTGAGGATGGTTTGGAAGGATTGCGCTATAACAATGTGATAATCGCGACCGATGCCGATGTCGATGGGATGCACATTCGTTTGTTGCTGATCACTTTCTTTCTTCAGTTTTTCCCCGATGTGGTGAGAAGTGGTCACCTGTATATTTTACAAACGCCACTGTTTCGAGTTCGAAATAAGAAAACAACAAAATATTGTTATTCTGAGGAGGAGAAGAATAGAGCCATAAAACTCCTGGGTGTTAATCCGGAGATTACACGATTTAAGGGTTTGGGTGAAATTTCTCCTGACGAGTTTAAATATTTTATTGGCAAGGATATTCGTTTAGAGCCTGTTTTAATGAAGAAAGAGGAATCTGTTTCAGAGATGCTTTCTTTTTATATGGGTAAGAATACACAGGATAGACAAGAATTTATTATCGAGAATCTTCATGTGGAAAGAGACGAATTGTAA
- a CDS encoding TrkH family potassium uptake protein codes for MNFKFVLNIIGRILLILAVFMMTIIPWVIYFHENSILPAIEESIAIPLIIGLVLILLTKSYKKEIGPKEAYIIASIAWIIMGIAGSLPYWLSHTTSSFIDALFESISGFTTTGSSILSDIEAAPKSVLYWRSLTHWIGGMGIIVLTVAIFPSLRIASYRLFSSESSGIDSSKLKPKTSSMAKRLWGIYIALTAIMTLILMMGGVNFYESLCHAFASIATGGFSTKNASAGFYSPFVQYVMMIFMLLSGINFALHYGLLKGRFRSMLNNIELKSYLGIIFFVGTAISLMLYFKQGLPLEQAFRDSFFQVISIITATGFASADYLEWNQICWLLIFLLMFVGACVGSTGGGIKVIRHVVAFKAISRVFGQILHPHRVKSIQINKTSISEDKVQAILTFIFIYLFIFFIGGMSLLATGLDPASAFSASITCMGGIGPGLGTVGPASNFAHLTDFAKIILPVLMIIGRLEVLSFLVMFTPSFWKEYKN; via the coding sequence ATGAATTTTAAATTTGTCCTTAACATTATAGGACGTATACTTCTCATTCTCGCTGTTTTCATGATGACTATCATTCCCTGGGTCATCTATTTTCACGAAAACAGCATCTTACCTGCTATTGAAGAATCGATAGCCATTCCCTTGATAATCGGATTGGTTTTAATATTATTAACCAAAAGTTATAAAAAAGAAATTGGTCCTAAAGAAGCCTACATTATTGCTTCAATTGCGTGGATTATCATGGGGATTGCAGGCTCACTTCCCTATTGGCTAAGCCACACAACATCAAGTTTTATCGATGCCCTTTTCGAATCTATATCTGGTTTCACAACCACAGGTTCATCTATACTTTCCGACATAGAGGCTGCTCCAAAATCCGTTTTATACTGGAGAAGCCTGACCCATTGGATAGGTGGAATGGGAATTATCGTTCTAACAGTTGCCATATTTCCTTCACTCAGAATAGCCTCATACCGCCTGTTTTCAAGCGAATCATCAGGCATCGACTCAAGCAAATTGAAACCCAAAACCTCATCAATGGCCAAACGGTTGTGGGGTATTTATATTGCTTTAACAGCAATTATGACATTGATATTAATGATGGGAGGCGTTAATTTTTACGAAAGTTTATGTCATGCCTTTGCCAGTATTGCTACAGGTGGCTTTTCGACAAAGAATGCCAGCGCAGGTTTTTATTCGCCTTTTGTACAATATGTCATGATGATTTTCATGTTGCTTTCAGGAATCAACTTTGCCCTGCATTATGGCCTTCTTAAGGGTCGTTTCAGAAGTATGCTGAACAATATCGAACTGAAATCCTATTTGGGTATCATCTTCTTTGTAGGAACAGCCATCAGTCTCATGCTTTATTTCAAACAAGGTTTACCCCTCGAACAAGCATTCCGCGATTCATTTTTTCAGGTCATATCAATCATCACAGCTACTGGTTTTGCCTCGGCAGACTATTTAGAGTGGAATCAAATTTGCTGGTTACTGATATTCTTACTGATGTTTGTGGGAGCCTGCGTCGGCTCTACAGGAGGAGGAATAAAAGTGATCAGACATGTTGTCGCATTCAAAGCAATTTCACGCGTATTCGGTCAAATTTTACACCCACATCGTGTTAAGTCTATTCAGATTAATAAAACCAGTATTTCAGAAGATAAGGTACAAGCCATTCTAACTTTCATTTTTATCTATCTGTTCATCTTTTTTATTGGTGGCATGTCCTTATTGGCGACTGGTCTCGATCCTGCGAGTGCTTTTAGTGCTTCCATCACCTGTATGGGCGGCATAGGTCCGGGACTTGGAACTGTGGGACCTGCATCTAACTTTGCTCACCTCACTGATTTTGCAAAAATCATTCTCCCTGTCCTGATGATTATTGGTCGACTGGAAGTTTTAAGTTTCCTTGTGATGTTTACACCAAGCTTTTGGAAAGAATATAAAAACTAA
- a CDS encoding DUF6629 family protein has protein sequence MCFSPEASFAGGIIISTIGVATVKKVHKPSQLVFASIPLFFGIQQIAEGFLWLTLPYSEYEGIQKISAYIFLVMAQLLWPLMIPASVLLMEKDKTREKILKILLALGLSLSLYYAFCLLFFNVNPQIMDYHILYKTDFPKSLRMPAFITYLVVTITPLFVSTVKRTNLLGTLMFLSCLVTALFFTQYLTSVWCFFAALISGVIYWILKDSKRSFIS, from the coding sequence ATGTGTTTTTCACCAGAAGCTAGCTTTGCAGGAGGGATTATCATTTCAACAATAGGAGTTGCAACAGTTAAGAAAGTTCATAAACCTTCTCAACTCGTGTTTGCAAGTATTCCTCTATTTTTCGGTATTCAACAAATTGCGGAGGGTTTCTTGTGGCTTACACTACCCTATTCGGAATATGAAGGGATTCAAAAAATTAGCGCCTATATTTTCTTAGTGATGGCCCAACTTCTCTGGCCTCTGATGATCCCAGCTTCTGTTCTACTCATGGAAAAGGATAAGACAAGGGAAAAAATATTAAAGATTCTGTTGGCACTAGGTTTATCTTTATCATTATACTATGCTTTTTGCTTGCTGTTTTTCAATGTAAATCCACAAATTATGGATTATCATATCCTATACAAAACTGACTTTCCCAAATCATTGAGAATGCCAGCTTTCATCACCTACCTAGTAGTAACAATCACACCTCTTTTTGTCTCAACTGTTAAAAGAACAAATTTACTAGGCACATTAATGTTTCTATCATGTTTAGTGACAGCACTATTTTTCACACAATACCTCACATCTGTTTGGTGCTTCTTTGCTGCGCTAATAAGCGGAGTAATCTACTGGATTCTTAAAGATTCCAAGAGATCTTTTATTTCATGA
- a CDS encoding shikimate kinase, with product MVSKHIFLIGYMGCGKSFWGKAIADSLAYDFIDLDELIEKREGLSIPEIFEQSGETTFRERERLALESLSALKMPAVISTGGGTPCFQNNMDRMNAMGETLFLMASPAVLKQNILKSSSVRPIVQTIPENELEDYIANHLEERLPFYQQAHLSVNVDGLNLEDLKQLFR from the coding sequence ATGGTAAGTAAGCATATTTTTCTAATTGGTTATATGGGCTGCGGAAAGTCATTCTGGGGTAAAGCAATAGCAGATTCTCTAGCTTATGATTTTATCGATTTAGATGAGCTTATTGAGAAGAGAGAAGGACTAAGTATTCCCGAGATATTTGAACAATCGGGAGAAACAACTTTTCGTGAACGAGAGCGATTGGCTCTGGAGTCTTTGTCAGCTTTGAAGATGCCAGCCGTAATTTCAACAGGAGGGGGAACCCCTTGTTTCCAGAATAATATGGATCGTATGAATGCTATGGGGGAAACTTTGTTTTTAATGGCATCGCCCGCAGTTCTAAAGCAGAATATTTTAAAATCGAGTAGTGTACGCCCTATTGTGCAAACTATTCCTGAAAATGAGCTGGAAGACTATATTGCGAACCATCTTGAAGAGAGGTTACCTTTTTATCAGCAGGCACACTTAAGTGTTAATGTCGATGGTTTAAATCTGGAAGATTTGAAACAATTGTTTAGATAA
- a CDS encoding DNA gyrase/topoisomerase IV subunit A, which translates to MSIEETEGLETPEERDEQIEEQSSEALRNVNYLSGMYQNWFLDYASYVILERAVPYVNDGLKPVQRRILHAMKKLDDGRYNKVANIIGHTMQYHPHGDASIGDALVQLGQKDLLIDMQGNWGNILTGDSAAAPRYIEARLSKFALEVLFNPKTTNWKQSYDGRNKEPITLPVKFPLLLAQGVEGIAVGLASKILPHNFHELLAACIAYLKGEEFELYPDFPTAGMVDVSRYNDGLRGGAVKVRARIEKVDNKTLKIVEIPFGKTTSTLIDSIIKANEKGKIKIKKIDDNTAADVEILIHLANGISSDKTIDALYAFTDCEYSISPNACIVEDDVPKFIGVQEILKRSADKTVELLKLELEIRKAELEEAWHYASLERIFIENRIYRDIEECETWESVVETIDVGLKPHTKHLMREVTQEDIVRLTEIKIKRISKYDINKATDFIKSIEDEIEEIKVHIANIIPFTIRYFQSIKKKYGKGKERKTEIRNFDSIVASKVVVANEKLYVNYAEGFLGTGLKKDEYVCDCSDIDDVIIFRKDGTYFITKVAEKLFIGQNIIHIAVFRKNDKRTIYNVVYRDGKAGVSYAKRFNVTGLTRDKEYNLTKETPGSRITYFSANPNGEAEIIRVLLKPQGRIKKLNFEYNFADLLIKGRASMGNILSRTPIQKISLKQEGISTLGGRKIWFDPDVLRLNTEKRGDYIGEFIGEDQILVVLRDNTFYLSSFDLSNHYSDQISIIEKFDSNKVWTAVFFDADQGYYYLKRFTMDGSAKIQSFIGDNKASKLICLSDETYPQFEIKFGGAQIDRPVERVDAEDFIAVKSYKARGKRLTTYEVAKIKEVEPLIREDVADTDDIVDEETVKAEVDLVVED; encoded by the coding sequence ATGAGTATCGAAGAGACTGAAGGATTGGAAACCCCCGAAGAAAGAGACGAGCAAATTGAAGAGCAAAGCTCCGAAGCATTGCGAAATGTGAATTATTTATCGGGGATGTATCAGAATTGGTTTTTAGATTATGCATCATATGTGATTCTTGAACGTGCGGTTCCATATGTGAATGATGGTTTAAAACCTGTTCAGCGTAGGATTCTACACGCGATGAAAAAGCTGGATGATGGCAGATACAATAAGGTTGCTAATATCATCGGTCACACCATGCAGTATCACCCTCATGGTGATGCTTCAATTGGTGATGCTTTGGTACAGTTGGGGCAGAAAGACTTGCTAATTGATATGCAGGGAAACTGGGGAAATATTCTTACGGGCGACTCTGCTGCCGCTCCCCGTTATATTGAGGCTCGATTGTCAAAGTTTGCTTTGGAGGTGCTTTTTAATCCTAAAACGACTAATTGGAAACAATCTTACGATGGTCGGAATAAGGAGCCAATTACTTTACCCGTAAAATTCCCGTTGCTTTTGGCTCAAGGAGTAGAGGGGATTGCCGTTGGTTTGGCATCAAAAATTTTACCCCATAATTTCCATGAACTTTTAGCTGCATGTATTGCCTATCTTAAGGGAGAAGAATTTGAATTATATCCGGATTTCCCAACAGCCGGAATGGTTGACGTTAGTCGATACAATGATGGTTTGCGTGGTGGAGCAGTTAAGGTTAGAGCACGCATAGAGAAAGTTGATAATAAAACGCTCAAGATTGTTGAAATCCCATTTGGGAAAACAACCTCTACCCTGATTGATTCGATTATTAAAGCGAATGAAAAGGGGAAAATTAAGATTAAGAAAATTGACGATAATACGGCGGCTGATGTCGAAATTTTAATTCATCTAGCCAATGGTATTTCCTCTGATAAAACCATCGATGCGCTTTACGCATTTACCGATTGTGAATATTCAATTTCGCCTAATGCTTGTATAGTTGAGGACGATGTTCCTAAGTTTATTGGCGTTCAGGAAATTCTGAAGCGTTCTGCTGATAAAACAGTTGAGCTGTTAAAACTGGAACTTGAGATCCGAAAGGCAGAACTTGAAGAGGCCTGGCATTATGCATCTTTAGAGAGAATTTTTATAGAGAATCGTATCTATAGAGATATTGAAGAATGTGAAACCTGGGAATCGGTTGTTGAAACGATTGATGTCGGTTTAAAACCGCACACTAAACATTTGATGCGTGAGGTGACTCAGGAGGATATTGTTCGATTAACTGAAATTAAAATCAAGCGTATTTCAAAATACGATATCAATAAGGCAACTGACTTTATCAAGTCGATTGAAGACGAGATTGAGGAGATTAAAGTTCATATTGCCAATATTATACCTTTCACTATTCGATACTTCCAATCGATTAAGAAGAAGTACGGAAAAGGGAAAGAGCGAAAGACAGAGATCAGAAACTTCGATAGTATTGTAGCCAGTAAGGTTGTGGTTGCTAACGAAAAATTATACGTGAATTACGCTGAAGGCTTTTTGGGAACTGGTCTTAAAAAAGATGAATATGTATGCGATTGTTCTGACATCGATGATGTGATTATCTTCCGTAAGGATGGAACTTACTTCATAACCAAGGTGGCGGAGAAATTGTTTATTGGACAAAACATAATACATATAGCGGTTTTCCGTAAAAATGATAAACGAACCATCTATAATGTAGTCTACCGTGATGGAAAGGCTGGAGTTTCATATGCAAAACGTTTTAATGTGACGGGCTTAACTCGTGACAAAGAATATAATTTGACTAAAGAAACGCCAGGATCAAGAATTACTTATTTTAGTGCTAACCCGAATGGCGAAGCTGAAATTATTCGTGTTCTTCTAAAACCTCAAGGTCGTATTAAGAAGCTGAATTTTGAATATAACTTTGCTGATCTTTTGATTAAAGGGCGTGCTTCAATGGGGAATATTTTAAGTCGTACACCTATCCAAAAAATCAGTTTGAAACAAGAAGGGATATCTACCTTAGGAGGACGTAAAATTTGGTTTGATCCAGATGTGTTGCGTCTGAATACCGAAAAACGAGGAGATTATATTGGCGAGTTTATTGGCGAAGATCAAATATTGGTTGTGCTTCGGGATAACACTTTTTATCTGAGTAGTTTCGACTTAAGTAATCATTATTCTGATCAGATTAGTATTATTGAGAAATTTGATTCAAATAAGGTATGGACAGCTGTTTTCTTTGATGCTGATCAGGGTTATTACTATCTGAAGCGTTTTACCATGGATGGTAGTGCTAAGATTCAAAGTTTTATTGGCGATAATAAAGCGAGTAAACTCATTTGTCTTTCCGATGAAACATACCCTCAATTTGAAATTAAATTTGGAGGAGCTCAGATTGACAGACCCGTAGAAAGAGTTGATGCAGAAGATTTTATTGCAGTAAAATCGTACAAGGCAAGAGGTAAGCGTTTAACCACTTATGAGGTTGCTAAGATTAAGGAAGTTGAGCCATTAATTCGCGAAGATGTTGCTGATACTGATGACATAGTAGATGAAGAGACTGTAAAGGCCGAAGTAGATTTAGTTGTTGAAGATTAA